The proteins below are encoded in one region of Drosophila santomea strain STO CAGO 1482 chromosome 3R, Prin_Dsan_1.1, whole genome shotgun sequence:
- the LOC120452136 gene encoding uncharacterized protein LOC120452136, with amino-acid sequence MRIALPRILCHILFYHLLLISSSLAACYQRAPNCRQPQQQSQPCRSQLLDQTDDLTMGSIRHGSSKQTATNIAQKAAQEAKKASDTQAPAALAAARQVKHQLAEKAITAAKAAEAALAGKQQIMEQLQDEVHEAEIIVQEETYSLVGSQSNVNAAVATAKQCQTLLKSLRGSVKVAEDAVSNAEAAASGAQQELCEKNQLVETARQRAEMLMQQLRSAKLDYTNTKKAAYRACCAASEARNKAVRDRRSYEEHIAGTSGQQQQPMLQKHEQQVQQEVKGPAEEWEYNEQGKAIFSN; translated from the exons ATGCGCATTGCCTTGCCACGGATCCTGTGCCACATCCTTTTCTATCACCTGCTCCTGATCTCGTCCAGCCTTGCAGCCTGCTATCAACGTGCCCCAAATTGCCGGCAGCCCCAGCAGCAATCGCAGCCGTGCAGATCCCAGCTACTGGACCAAACCGACGACCTTACCATGGGCAGCATTAGGCATGGCAGCTCCAAGCAGACCGCCACGAACATTGCCCAGAAGGCGGCCCAGGAGGCCAAGAAGGCGTCGGACACCCAGGCACCTGCGGCTCTGGCCGCCGCCCGCCAGGTGAAACACCAGCTGGCCGAGAAGGCCATTACTGCGGCCAAGGCCGCCGAGGCGGCGCTGGCGGGGAAACAACAGATCatggagcagctgcaggatGAGGTGCACGAGGCGGAGATTATCGTGCAGGAGGAGACCTACTCACTGGTGGGCTCACAG TCAAATGTCAATGCCGCTGTGGCCACAGCGAAGCAGTGTCAAACGCTGTTGAAATCGCTTCGCGGTTCGGTGAAAGTTGCCGAGGATGCAGTGAGCAATGCTGAGGCCGCTGCATCCGGTGCCCAGCAGGAGTTGTGCGAAAAGAATCAGCTGGTGGAAACCGCGCGCCAGCGAGCCGAGATGCTGATGCAGCAACTCCGCTCGGCCAAACTGGACTATACCAACACGAAGAAGGCGGCCTACAGGGCCTGCTGTGCCGCCAGCGAAGCCAGGAACAAGGCTGTTAGGGATCGAAGATCCTACGAGGAGCATATCGCTGGCACATccgggcagcagcagcaaccaatGCTGCAAAAGCACGAGCAGCAGGTACAACAAGAAGTTAAAGGACCGGCGGAGGAATGGGAGTACAATGAGCAGGGTAAAGCTATATTTTCTAACTAA
- the LOC120453713 gene encoding calmodulin-related protein 97A has product MSELTEEQIAEFKDAFVQFDKEGTGKIATRELGTLMRTLGQNPTEAELQDLIAEADNNSNGQLDFSEFCGIMAKQMRETDTEEEMREAFKIFDRDGDGFISPAELRFVMINLGEKVTDEEIDEMIREADFDGDGMINYEEFVWMISQK; this is encoded by the coding sequence ATGTCGGAACTAACGGAGGAGCAGATTGCCGAGTTCAAGGATGCCTTCGTGCAGTTCGACAAGGAGGGAACCGGCAAGATAGCCACCCGTGAGCTGGGCACTTTGATGCGCACCCTGGGCCAGAATCCCACGGAGGCCGAGTTGCAGGACTTGATTGCCGAGGccgacaacaacagcaatggcCAACTGGACTTCAGTGAGTTCTGTGGCATTATGGCCAAGCAGATGCGCGAAACGGATACTGAGGAGGAAATGCGTGAGGCATTCAAGATTTTTGATCGCGATGGCGATGGCTTTATATCGCCAGCTGAGCTGCGCTTTGTGATGATAAATCTGGGCGAAAAGGTCACCGACGAGGAGATCGACGAGATGATTCGCGAGGCGGATTTTGATGGAGACGGGATGATCAACTACGAGGAGTTCGTTTGGATGATAAGCCAGAAGTAG
- the LOC120453712 gene encoding calmodulin, translated as MDYDFLTPPPEERIIRSHNLSEEQVKDLQIAFAIFDDQDTKVIPITNLRALMLTVAHNPSDGELQDIYVEIDADGTGELYLSDFLYIMSQRYANMSTEDEIIAAFRVFDKQGTGLISETEFRHIMQNMGEQLTDDELEEIIRDANSDLEGNIDYVRFVKMMSST; from the coding sequence ATGGATTACGACTTCCTTACTCCGCCGCCAGAGGAACGGATCATTCGCAGCCACAATCTGAGCGAGGAACAGGTCAAGGATCTGCAGATTGCCTTTGCCATATTTGACGACCAAGACACCAAGGTTATTCCCATAACAAATCTCAGGGCACTAATGCTAACTGTGGCCCACAATCCCAGTGATGGAGAATTGCAGGACATTTATGTCGAGATCGATGCTGATGGTACCGGTGAGTTATATCTCAGCGATTTTCTTTACATAATGTCCCAGAGATACGCAAACATGTCCACCGAGGATGAGATTATAGCCGCATTCAGAGTATTTGACAAACAAGGAACCGGTCTCATATCTGAAACGGAGTTTCGTCACATAATGCAGAACATGGGGGAGCAATTGACGGATGATGAGCTGGAGGAGATCATCCGGGATGCAAATTCTGATCTGGAAGGCAATATTGACTATGTGCGATTTGTCAAAATGATGTCCAGCACATAA
- the LOC120453711 gene encoding calmodulin, which produces MDDFDFSTPPPEARTIHTHTLNEEQQKDCEAAFALFDDDNAKVIPIKLLRDCLRAVAHTPPENELQDYITEIDTDGSGELYLSDFLYIMSKRYENSTVEDEVILAFKVFDKDGSGFIHENEFRQIMTNYGEEMEEDEIEEMIRDADANTELKIDYVRFVNMMMET; this is translated from the coding sequence ATGGATGACTTTGATTTCAGTACCCCACCACCGGAGGCACGAACAATTCACACCCACACGCTGAATGAAGAGCAGCAGAAAGATTGTGAGGCGGCCTTTGCCCTTTTCGACGACGATAATGCCAAGGTCATTCCGATCAAGTTACTGAGGGATTGCCTTCGAGCCGTGGCCCACACGCCGCCGGAAAACGAGTTACAAGATTACATCACCGAAATAGATACGGATGGATCTGGGGAGCTGTATCTCAGCGATTTCCTATACATCATGTCCAAACGGTACGAGAATTCTACTGTCGAAGATGAGGTTATTCTGGCTTTCAAAGTCTTCGACAAAGATGGATCTGGCTTTATCCACGAGAACGAGTTCCGTCAGATCATGACGAACTATGGAGAAGAAATGGAAGAGGATGAGATCGAGGAAATGATACGTGATGCCGACGCCAACACGGAACTCAAAATCGACTACGTTCGCTTTGTGAACATGATGATGGAGACATAA
- the LOC120452452 gene encoding uncharacterized protein LOC120452452 has protein sequence MSLVVLTFLVLCGFSFLAPHEAVADCGADSSDLWKDDTDLDEGTCARTSLNGDEFESIENEPIIVESKKKVVKNVSPNAEVQFPLFGNIIKIFKFIWQVLSMWINWK, from the exons ATGTCGCTAGTTGTATTGACTTTTCTAGTACTTTGcggattttcctttttggcgcCGCATGAGGCAGTTG CTGACTGCGGAGCAGACTCATCTGATCTATGGAAGGATGACACGGACTTGGACGAAGGAACTTGCGCTCGAACCTCGTTGAATGGTGACGAATTTGaatcaattgaaaatgaaCCAATTATAGTGGAATCAAAAAAGAAAGTGGTAAAAAATGTCAGCCCGAATGCGGAAGTTCAGTTCCCACTATTTGGAAACATAATAAAGATTTTCAAGTTTATATGGCAGGTGCTGAGTATGTGGATAAATTGGAAATAA
- the LOC120452287 gene encoding uncharacterized protein LOC120452287 isoform X1, producing the protein MNCIFLICSLLWISFVIAIEANCLRGTGHMWQLKPPTSTNSCNRPSSLARNGTSMGKPMGKPATSAVDIAVATMVAPDPEVGATVAAPPVVFLANYVYECASRRTASSCSKPPGTEPLPEPESKPELESGREPEVPKPRTVTLATGELEGLGPTE; encoded by the exons ATGAACTGCATATTTCTTATTTGCTCCCTGCTTTGGATCTCTTTCG TTATAGCGATCGAGGCCAACTGTTTGCGGGGTACAGGCCACATGTGGCAGCTGAAGCCACCCACCAGCACAAACAGTTGCAATCGACCGTCATCTCTGGCCAGAAATGGAACATCAATGGGAAAACCAATGGGAAAACCAGCAACGTCTGCAGTCGACATTGCAGTTGCTACAATGGTAGCACCAGATCCGGAGGTTGGAGCAACCGTAGCTGCCCCTCCTGTGGTGTTTCTGGCCAACTACGTCTATGAGTGCGCCAGTCGTCGCACTGCAAGCAGTTGCAGTAAGCCACCAGGGACGGAGCCGTTGCCGGAGCCGGAATCGAAGCCGGAACTCGAATCCGGACGGGAGCCGGAGGTGCCTAAGCCCCGAACTGTGACACTGGCAACCGGCGAACTGGAAGGGCTTGGGCCAACTGAGTGA
- the LOC120452287 gene encoding uncharacterized protein LOC120452287 isoform X2, translating to MNCIFLICSLLWISFAIEANCLRGTGHMWQLKPPTSTNSCNRPSSLARNGTSMGKPMGKPATSAVDIAVATMVAPDPEVGATVAAPPVVFLANYVYECASRRTASSCSKPPGTEPLPEPESKPELESGREPEVPKPRTVTLATGELEGLGPTE from the exons ATGAACTGCATATTTCTTATTTGCTCCCTGCTTTGGATCTCTTTCG CGATCGAGGCCAACTGTTTGCGGGGTACAGGCCACATGTGGCAGCTGAAGCCACCCACCAGCACAAACAGTTGCAATCGACCGTCATCTCTGGCCAGAAATGGAACATCAATGGGAAAACCAATGGGAAAACCAGCAACGTCTGCAGTCGACATTGCAGTTGCTACAATGGTAGCACCAGATCCGGAGGTTGGAGCAACCGTAGCTGCCCCTCCTGTGGTGTTTCTGGCCAACTACGTCTATGAGTGCGCCAGTCGTCGCACTGCAAGCAGTTGCAGTAAGCCACCAGGGACGGAGCCGTTGCCGGAGCCGGAATCGAAGCCGGAACTCGAATCCGGACGGGAGCCGGAGGTGCCTAAGCCCCGAACTGTGACACTGGCAACCGGCGAACTGGAAGGGCTTGGGCCAACTGAGTGA
- the LOC120454055 gene encoding uncharacterized protein LOC120454055 produces MADWLTSEYLEAALRRYYQDNELRVESMVISPALGKGENYGAILTRIRLVYSSKVEEHLITKTLLENEDAETRKKKAPYDIYNRELEIYEQVLPRLQELAGEQLCPKVLHIDRERGALIMEDLTYQGFVMAPRLQRLDEQHVSLVLRKLAKMQAASAVLENNSLENTFSLTKYDKGFFNRYTESYSAYFLGCLKSCAAYLKTQPGYERHAKLLDELAPYYMGLGLRCFQPEVAHINVLTHGDLWTNNMMFKYEAGVPSDVLLIDFQYAFWGSPTLDIHHLLNTSAVEQVRCELQMKMRSVYHDVFVGELQRHGFKGQRLPSRKQFHLESEQKRFYAVHCGLLLLPVLLNTDETDADFAALLSDQPRGMNMKRRLYLNPGIQDSIKQMVKQFELEGLLDPWQFECL; encoded by the exons ATGGCAGATTGGCTCACTTCTGAATACCTGGAAGCGGCACTGCGTCGGTATTACCAGGACAACGAACTTCGAGTGGAATCAATGGTTATAAGTCCCGCTCTAGGGAAGGGAGAAAACTATGGAGCTATCCTAACGCGTATACGCCTTGTGTACAGCAGCAAAGTCGAGGAACATCTGATTACCAAGACTCTTCTAGAGAATGAAGACGCGGAGACCAGAAAAAAGAAGGCTCCATATGATATTTACAATCGGGAACTGGAGATTTACGAGCAAGTACTGCCCAGATTGCAGGAACTTGCCGGCGAACAACTATGTCCAAAAGTACTGCACATAGATCGTGAGAGAGGAGCCCTCATAATGGAAGACTTGACCTACCAGGGATTTGTGATGGCGCCACGACTACAGAGATTGGATGAGCAGCATGTGAGTTTGGTTCTGAGGAAGCTGGCTAAAATGCAGGCAGCATCGGCGGTTTTGGAGAACAATTCTTTGGAAAATACCTTCTCCCTAACTAAATACGATAAAGGCTTCTTCAATCGTTATACAGAAAGCTATAGTGCCTACTTTCTGGGCTGCCTTAAGTCCTGTGCCGCTTACCTGAAAACTCAGCCAGGCTATGAACGCCATGCGAAACTATTAGACGAACTGGCTCCCTATTATATGGGACTGGGACTTCGCTGTTTTCAGCCCGAGGTGGCGCACATTAATGTGCTCACCCACGGCGACTTGTGGACAAACAACATGATGTTCAAATACGAGGCGGGCGTGCCAAGCGATGTCCTTCTGATTGACTTCCAGTACGCTTTCTGGGGCTCGCCCACGCTGGACATCCATCATCTGCTCAACACGTCGGCCGTGGAGCAAGTGAGGTGTGAGCTGCAAATGAAGATGAGAAGTGTCTACCACGATGTCTTCGTGGGGGAGCTGCAGAGGCATGGCTTCAAAGGTCAAAGGTTGCCCAGTCGAAAGCAGTTTCACCTGGAGTCGGAGCAAAAACGGTTTTACG CTGTTCATTGtggcctgctgctgctacCTGTGTTGTTAAACACCGATGAAACGGATGCGGATTTCGCGGCCCTTCTTTCGGATCAGCCGCGTGGAATGAATATGAAAAGGCGGCTGTATCTCAACCCTGGCATCCAGGACTCAATTAAGCAAATGGTGAAGCAATTCGAGCTGGAAGGCCTCCTGGACCCGTGGCAATTCGAATGCCTCTGA
- the LOC120452099 gene encoding receptor expression-enhancing protein 5 — protein MAAQVTQVQRFFNGYKQEVSRSLRDASKPWTKVFDAVEEKTGVDRVNIFAGAVGLCALYLTFGWCAQILCNIIGVLYPAYISIHAIESSTKQEDTRWLIYWVTFGIFTVIEYFSGLLTSLIPFYWLLKCTFLIWCMLPNKHNGSTIIYHKLVRPYLLKHHEPVDMTIDNGTMTHD, from the coding sequence atggcCGCCCAGGTGACTCAGGTGCAGCGGTTCTTCAACGGGTACAAGCAGGAGGTGAGCCGATCACTGCGGGATGCGTCCAAGCCGTGGACCAAAGTCTTCGATGCCGTGGAGGAGAAGACCGGCGTGGACAGGGTCAATATTTTCGCAGGTGCTGTTGGTCTGTGCGCCCTCTACCTGACCTTTGGCTGGTGCGCCCAGATATTGTGCAACATTATTGGCGTTTTGTATCCTGCATACATTTCCATCCATGCCATCGAGTCGAGCACAAAGCAGGAAGACACCAGGTGGCTAATCTACTGGGTCACTTTTGGCATCTTCACTGTGATTGAATACTTTTCGGGTCTGCTAACCTCGCTGATTCCCTTCTACTGGCTGCTGAAGTGCACTTTCCTCATCTGGTGCATGCTGCCCAACAAACATAATGGTTCTACCATCATCTACCATAAGCTGGTGCGACCGTACTTGCTAAAACATCACGAACCCGTCGACATGACCATTGATAATGGCACGATGACGCACGACTAG
- the LOC120453035 gene encoding LOW QUALITY PROTEIN: probable palmitoyltransferase ZDHHC24 (The sequence of the model RefSeq protein was modified relative to this genomic sequence to represent the inferred CDS: inserted 1 base in 1 codon): MLRFRVTLRSACAWARRMCFRAEEVFHRYFQLHRIKVVGLLHPLSAIFLLCLIGFMFVYELCYVLPAITDPHGIWHKLSWFMGIYTVLNILGNWCLGFMSNTSVEGLPLDRQHPAVGEAHLWHYCTTCQKVVPPRSWHCRLCNICILKRDHHCTFFANCIGHKNQRYFXFLFHLSFGSGQALVYNGILNWKNHAFMASDPLLLISRDRTQDADFNWKYTISSLFKLNLFLFVVPVGMFVFQMIMVHRNSTCYKILDRSYDVGYGRNIDMVLGKRRFWIFFSPTIASPLSNDGTQWRQNQIV; encoded by the exons ATGCTTCGATTTCGAGTTACACTAAGATCTGCTTGCGCTTGGGCTAGAAGAATGTGTTTTCGAGCCGAGGAAGTGTTTCATCGATACTTTCAACTGCATCGCATCAAAGTTGTCGGTCTACTTCATCCTCTTTCGGCAATATTTTTACTTTGTCTGATTGGATTCATGTTTGTATACGAATTATGCTACGTTTTGCCGGCAATAACCGATCCCCATGGGATATGGCACAAATTAAGCTGGTTTATGGGAATTTACACAGTCCTTAATATCTTGGGCAACTGGTGCCTCGGCTTTATGAGCAATACTTCAGTTGAGGGCTTGCCTCTGGATAGACAGCATCCTGCGGTGGGTGAGGCTCACCTGTGGCACTACTGCACCACCTGCCAAAAGGTGGTGCCACCGAGGTCCTGGCACTGCAGATTGTGCAACATCTGCATTCTGAAGCGCGATCACCACTGCACCTTCTTTGCAAACTGCATTGGCCATAAGAATCAGAGGTATT CCTTCTTGTTTCACCTGAGTTTTGGCAGTGGACAGGCGCTCGTCTACAATGGCATTTTGAACTGGAAAAACCATGCCTTTATGGCCTCCGATCCACTGTTGCTAATATCCCGAGATCGAACACAAGACGCGGATTTCAACTGGAAGTACACCATCTCCAGCCTCTTCAAACTGAATTTATTCCTTTTTGTGGTGCCCGTCGGTATGTTCGTCTTTCAAATGATAATGGTCCATCGGAACAGCACATGCTACAAGATACTCGATCGCAGCTATGATGTTGGTTATGGGAGAAATATTGATATGGTGCTGGGAAAACGGCGTTTCTGGATTTTTTTCTCGCCAACGATCGCAAGTCCTCTTTCTAACGATGGCACACAGTGGCGCCAAAATCAGATAGTGTAA
- the LOC120453037 gene encoding probable palmitoyltransferase ZDHHC24, protein MCYVNRFCQYVANRCPRRFVQIVHPLSAFAVLSCIAFFFSLQMFYIAPKVFNDLGYKLYWIFFTFITHNILGNMMACYMTSSSVNTLSKDSRCPAPEEEHLWHKCEVCKKLSPPRSWHCVLCNSCTLRRDHHCIFIGNCIGHNNQRYFFWFTFYSTLGLLISFATLCMYVLQNGGHFKKLSFLIVDLISQIFSQPHSGNNFETLALLLSISASYMPGFMLAYQMQILRQNSSYYKIFDCTYDLGFRKNCQSIMGQRGLWTFVSPLLKSPLPHDGARWQMKKSH, encoded by the coding sequence ATGTGCTACGTAAATAGATTTTGTCAATACGTTGCCAATCGCTGCCCGAGGAGATTTGTGCAGATAGTTCACCCACTTTCGGCATTCGCTGTCTTGAGCTGCATTGCGTTCTTCTTCTCTCTGCAGATGTTTTATATTGCGCCCAAAGTGTTTAACGATTTGGGTTACAAGCTCTACTGGATATTCTTCACCTTCATAACGCACAACATCCTGGGTAACATGATGGCCTGCTATATGACCAGCTCATCAGTGAACACATTGTCCAAGGATTCCCGATGCCCAGCTCCAGAGGAGGAGCACCTGTGGCACAAGTGCGAAGTCTGTAAGAAACTGAGCCCGCCACGATCCTGGCACTGTGTTTTGTGCAACAGCTGCACTTTGAGGCGCGACCACCACTGCATATTCATTGGCAATTGCATTGGACACAATAATCAGCGATATTTCTTCTGGTTCACATTTTATTCAACGCTCGGCCTACTCATAAGCTTTGCTACcctttgtatgtatgtgctgcAGAATGGCGGACACTTCAAGAAGCTATCGTTTTTGATTGTGGATTTAATAAGCCAGATTTTTTCCCAACCTCATAGTGGTAATAATTTTGAGACCCTAGCCCTGCTCCTTAGTATAAGCGCCAGCTATATGCCTGGCTTTATGTTGGCATATCAAATGCAGATTTTAAGGCAAAACTCATCGTACTACAAAATCTTCGATTGCACCTACGATCTGGGTTTCCGTAAGAACTGCCAGTCTATTATGGGCCAACGAGGACTCTGGACTTTTGTATCGCCCTTGTTGAAGAGTCCTTTGCCTCACGACGGTGCACGGTGGCAGATGAAGAAGTCGCACTAA
- the LOC120453039 gene encoding probable palmitoyltransferase ZDHHC24 — protein sequence MCIVNDWCREYASLYPKKAVSIGHPLSVTFLLVSTAFFFTLQVFYVAPDVHDGFMYKFFVISAIFTTYNILGNLLACHRTSSAVKSLPKERQIPEPGKEHLWHYCDICQKLMPPRSWHCALCKCCILKRDHHCIFAATCIGHNNHRYFFWFTFYLAFGIFMSLLTLFVDVGRSVYLLHRMKAGFGNTVITLSYLRYVFLILNIFALGFPALMLRFQVQILKFNSTYYQISSRLHDLGFRKNCQLIMGQRGLWTFISPSLKSPLLHDGTHWQNKQCF from the coding sequence ATGTGTATTGTTAATGATTGGTGCCGCGAATATGCCAGTCTCTATCCCAAAAAGGCCGTGAGCATAGGACATCCATTGTCAGTGACCTTTTTACTGGTGAGCACGGCTTTTTTCTTCACGCTGCAGGTCTTTTATGTGGCGCCCGATGTTCACGATGGTTTTATGTACAAGTTCTTTGTGATATCTGCGATTTTTACCACGTACAATATCCTGGGCAACTTGCTGGCCTGCCACCGTACAAGTTCTGCAGTGAAAAGTCTGCCCAAGGAGCGACAAATTCCGGAACCGGGAAAGGAGCACCTGTGGCACTATTGCGATATCTGCCAGAAACTGATGCCACCAAGATCCTGGCACTGTGCACTGTGTAAGTGCTGCATTCTGAAGCGCGACCACCACTGCATTTTCGCAGCCACTTGCATTGGGCACAATAATCATCGATATTTCTTCTGGTTTACGTTCTATTTGGCATTTGGAATTTTCATGAGCTTGCTCACCTTATTTGTTGATGTGGGTAGGAGCGTTTATCTTTTGCACAGAATGAAGGCTGGTTTCGGTAATACAGTAATCACACTGAGTTACCTTCGTTACGTGTTCTTGATTCTCAATATATTTGCACTCGGATTTCCTGCCCTCATGCTGCGATTTCAAGTGCAGATTCTTAAGTTCAATTCAACCTACTATCAAATTTCCAGTCGTCTTCACGATCTGGGCTTCCGAAAGAATTGCCAACTTATTATGGGTCAGCGGGGACTCTGGACTTTTATATCTCCCTCGCTGAAGAGTCCTTTGCTGCACGATGGAACCCACTGGCAAAATAAGCAATGcttttaa
- the LOC120453038 gene encoding probable palmitoyltransferase ZDHHC24 — translation MCFIWPCTKYLARRNPKVFVRISHPIAVLFVILTTFFFVGLQMFYVMPQLFEVGGMTYKLGWLLAIFIMYNIFGNMLACHITNTSVESLPKDRQVPESGEEPLWHYCDICEKLMPPRSWHCILCKCCILKRDSHCLFTASCIGHNNQRYFFWCTFFMALGTGVAWVTHTIATLKYFIYSDLNTDNLPPFWLIFTLILNTYTLAAPVSSVILQISALGYNAPLHDLNSDNLDIALWENFKMIVGKKDLWTFLSPTVKSPLAHDGTQWKIKESDISEY, via the coding sequence ATGTGTTTCATATGGCCCTGCACCAAATACTTGGCTAGGAGAAACCCGAAGGTTTTCGTCAGAATTTCCCATCCGATTGCAGTACTTTTCGTCATCTTGACCACCTTCTTTTTTGTGGGGCTGCAAATGTTTTACGTGATGCCACAATTGTTTGAAGTCGGAGGAATGACGTACAAGCTCGGCTGGCTACTGGCCATCTTTATAATGTACAATATCTTTGGCAATATGCTGGCCTGCCACATTACAAACACTTCGGTGGAGAGTCTGCCAAAGGATCGGCAAGTTCCGGAATCGGGAGAGGAGCCACTGTGGCACTATTGCGATATTTGCGAAAAACTAATGCCTCCAAGATCCTGGCACTGTATCTTGTGCAAGTGCTGCATTCTGAAGCGGGACAGCCACTGCCTTTTCACTGCCAGTTGCATTGGACACAATAATCAGAGATACTTTTTCTGGTGCACTTTCTTTATGGCATTGGGAACTGGTGTGGCCTGGGTAACCCATACTATTGCTACCTTGaagtatttcatttattcGGATCTGAATACGGACAACTTACCTCCATTTTGGCTTATCTTCACCCTAATACTCAATACTTACACACTGGCAGCTCCTGTATCTTCGGTGATTTTGCAAATATCGGCACTTGGATATAATGCCCCTTTGCACGACTTGAACAGTGATAACCTCGATATAGCCTTATGGGAGAATTTCAAAATGATTGTGGGCAAGAAAGACTTGTGGACCTTCCTCTCACCCACCGTTAAGAGTCCTTTGGCCCACGATGGTACCCAGTGGAAGATAAAAGAGTCTGACATCAGCGAGTATTAA